A stretch of the Aegilops tauschii subsp. strangulata cultivar AL8/78 chromosome 4, Aet v6.0, whole genome shotgun sequence genome encodes the following:
- the LOC109769714 gene encoding protein FAR-RED IMPAIRED RESPONSE 1-like produces MRFETFKEAKDFYNVYAKHAGFAVREGSKVNITVYLCCTCYGVYELKISNAKRQRNKTTARTNYKAKMRMKKEKDGTLVVKEICWEHNHRLVESKKNSRMGDVDDVLKTIIFFREMKEINKEFFCDLQLDESDRVKNIFWENTTFFAFALIRDEDADSFRWMFKTFLRCMRGKAPTCILTNQCPTMALATPDVSGNTVHKLCCWHIMKKYRELLAYMYNLHETFKDEFTTILNWPLMPTKFEAAWKALMDKYNLHDDATMVSMWNERERWILAYFKEIFCARMTSTQHSESMNYVLNKNYLHRFVSQVNTCVKSKRQKENKETMGNWKQQNTLTLYGFDTQMAKIYSRGVYSEIRKRLKLSILFTVTETDEPRKPKRLDDMLKHEKLFTFAGFSIQGDKEKLKMSGLEINPNKYIDIQRNWKVPCTEKEYDSLVDVAASVIHPIYKDMKNKIDREEDHKLWGVSPQPEKLIKYATIDAYATYES; encoded by the exons ATGCGGTTTGAAACTTTCAAAGAAGCAAAGGACTTCTACAACGTCTATGCAAAGCACGCAGGTTTTGCTGTCAGGGAAGGTTCTAAGGTTAATATCACAGTCTACCTTTGTTGTACGTGCTATGGAGTCTATGAATTAAAGATTTCAAATGCAAAGAGACAGAGGAACAAGACCACTGCCAGGACTAACTACAAGGCTAAAATGAGGATGAAGAAGGAAAAGGATGGAACACTTGTCGTAAAGGAGATATGCTGGGAACACAACCACAGGCTAGTG GAAAGCAAAAAAAATTCAAGGATGGGTGATGTGGACGATGTCCTAAAGACTATCATCTTCTTTAGGGAGATGAAAGAGATAAACAAGGAATTCTTCTGCGACTTACAACTTGATGAGTCCGACAGAGTGAAGAACATATTCTGGGAGAAC ACTACATTCTTTGCTTTTGCCCTAATAAGAGATGAGGATGCAGATTCATTCAGGTGGATGTTCAAAACATTTTTAAGGTGCATGAGAGGGAAGGCTCCTACATGCATACTCACAA ACCAGTGCCCGACAATGGCTTTGGCGACCCCAGATGTTTCTGGGAACACAGTACACAAGCTATGCTGCTGGCACATTATGAAGAAGTACAGGGAACTCCTCGCATACATGTACAACCTCCACGAAACCTTTAAGGATGAATTCACAACAATCCTCAACTGGCCCCTCATGCCAACTAAGTTTGAGGCTGCCTGGAAAGCACTCATGGATAAGTACAACCTCCATGATGATGCCACGATGGTGTCAATGTGGAACGAGCGGGAGAGATGGATATTAGCTTACTTCAAAGAAATTTTTTGTGCTAGAATGACATCCACACAACACAGTGAGAGCATGAACTATGTGCTCAATAAGAACTACCTGCACCGGTTTGTCAGCCAGGTAAACACCTGCGTCAAATCCAAGAGGCAGAAAGAGAACAAGGAGACAATGGGTAACTGG AAACAACAAAACACACTGACCCTCTATGGATTCGACACTCAGATGGCAAAGATTTACTCACGAGGTGTGTACAGCGAGATCAGAAAGAGGCTAAAACTGAGCATCCTCTTCACGGTGACGGAGACGGATGAGCCTAGAAA GCCCAAGCGCCTCGACGACATGCTGAAGCATGAGAAGTTGTTCACCTTTGCCGGTTTCAGCATTCAAGGTGACAAAGAGAAGCTGAAGATGTCTGGTTTGGAGATAAACCCCAACAAGTACATCGACATTCAGCGCAACTGGAAAGTTCCATGCACCGAAAAAGAGTATGACTCCTTGGTTGATGTTGCAGCCAGCGTCATCCACCCAATCTACAAAGACATGAAGAATAAGATCGACAGGGAGGAAGACCATAAACTATGGGGGGTCAGCCCGCAGCCAGAGAAGCTCATCAAGTACGCAACGATAGATGCGTACGCCACCTACGAGTCATGA